In Candidatus Kerfeldbacteria bacterium, a single genomic region encodes these proteins:
- the ybeY gene encoding rRNA maturation RNase YbeY produces the protein MQVTITRAPGIVVQTSFIHKLSQVIGRVLPRYRGSAFSIAFVSNSVIRRLNKTYRRKDAPTDVLSFAERESASGWLDQNYLGDIVIAYPYARRQARLQGISIRQELVWLVTHGFLHLIGHDHMRPQEQRRMLALEKKIINRFTR, from the coding sequence ATGCAGGTTACTATCACGCGGGCGCCAGGGATAGTGGTGCAGACATCGTTTATTCATAAATTAAGCCAGGTCATTGGCCGAGTCCTACCGCGCTATCGTGGTTCTGCGTTTTCGATTGCGTTTGTTTCGAATTCCGTCATCCGACGTCTCAATAAAACCTATCGACGGAAGGATGCTCCGACCGACGTCTTGTCTTTTGCGGAGCGAGAAAGTGCATCTGGCTGGCTGGATCAAAACTATCTCGGTGACATCGTGATTGCGTATCCTTATGCGCGTCGGCAGGCCCGTCTGCAGGGGATAAGCATTCGTCAGGAGTTAGTGTGGCTAGTCACTCACGGATTTCTACACCTGATTGGACATGATCATATGCGCCCTCAGGAACAACGGCGCATGCTCGC
- a CDS encoding Ig-like domain-containing protein, whose translation MKDTLKKNKNSLLGVFGFLLIVAIVGAAGWLAVPETSAQVNLDPNLGTTFGLGTADLLSTVINIVQWALGFLGLIAVIFIMYGGFVWMTAAGNQEKVEKAKKIITRAVIGLVIVLLAWAIVTFIVDRALDLTGGNGSSCTDGDVNGCYLCSSGSWVYQNAWPGCNAGGANFFDVVDTYPADGQTGVYLCSIVQAEFNGNIDAATVPGAAFVYVNGGGQNGDACTANTDCASGVCAATCQGNSVPGNWNASGDTLEFLPSQEHLPNTIYQVYLCGSGAGNPDCTSQIEEDAATPRQFIGEIWFFTTGNSTLNEPPEVTAIYPADAAANICLNTTIAANFSQPIRKASLNANTVQFTTGGGPVGLRTPFSIPSTWDSFSTRPSNAMTAGAEYNVKLIAGTPGNTDPNNGIMDVCLNHLDGDYNNNEDGSPGDDFMTINNEPSGGEVAPWNFFADTDTTNIECTPEISSIVPASQRYDADPGITINGSNLSINGDIRFELNVMHDNRCMDVNGTPNQACVASWTGDQISTRIPAGPVAFAGESPSAGAADGNVRVEIGAGDDEKSNTYAFDVSSPQIRRALGINNQAHGGISQAVKLERRTGNANDGFGAPGTVEFFNISTQARMPADTLNCSTTWTNNYALIKVPDLSSIGVTACDTSIYSWYDCPTAVPNSVVGIQLFGAGGAQPSNIIKFIYTTETPGPVLCEVVPECGNAGAAITLTGEAFGASQGSGRVWISSPPVSAPVTGWNEGTITATVPNLRNGVHEVNVEDDNGKSSYSMDFQIPCGDIPQVVENASCAATCNGGPNDGNLCSDDSQCPGGACQISMASPNPYKGTDDVCVNAMFGARFTVPMNTGTFNANIILESCGNDSSCAAPVAVTHNMGTFGAPLNERFIMQRTVAGVPTDLDPNTYYRVTIRRQVESTTGARMNADYVWLIKTKADTGPCPVENVMVTPGNAVLYNIGDTEPYLATAIGPNCALLDSSDYTWSWTSDSAIIASVTGSTTENETATGNALGTTYIRASTEGKSGRGKLKVDPASCAFNPTRCADPDQDGVNECAGSRCDLLSDRCVPVIADYNEDGQMISPQTGIAGSFVTIEGCYFGTARGTVNFGGTPGVYECTNAWSDHSITVSEPGNPVGTYLIDVRRPDGRCLGGTNDGLSCVNNSVCTGGGVCTTYATTDNSPYGANQNNIGVYYFSVGNVCSGICVGGANANQACQNNANCASNNCAPGVPAPSGVAPGICPPLNPDSGREGANVYIEGKNFNPPTLNPATTRVYYHSGLADTHTAITTRGQAWADTEINRSRVPAGTVTGGVSVQVNNCPSNSVTFRVSCDRNSQCSTGCCQANQCVASANCSSGTPGQLCQLTANNPFCQVGPVIPAGDYRCIDPAGHRQPNAPAGATYPPAAVDDCRTCCYPGQISSTGLTCSVNLPASQTACTGANRGLYCGCTGDAQCGGSTACGSDTCCHGRPTVVNTEPPSPSNCRNIRFQVDFSEKMDASSFVIGADYNAPQADESVFLYDATNNTTVAGTIKAYPLGFYLYPSVALTAGHTYRIFIRTELVKSDLGIAMSSVPGWHSETWVINGGAQICRIAGLRTIVMDENGFGQYPPQIPNFSCGFSGCDPGDIFATLEGANLLLLVDALDQNGTPISGGADPIDYTWSETDPRNVFTPNYDPGPPFTPGCPANQPSNFYCIITSDNHTGLGHLNVTADGSVTSFGDLGTYSGSVPIRASLCSRSWPNPRVPDNDVFPFEDTSYHFALWYCAEDGLALLRPTTEAVIKSNVPSVPQEDELVREFFFLRDGSTDAIGVRVMENEQKLSPTQWYRAQFGPAAPEPQPLTVDGYPAVRAGRTVYVAATNLSGGTVYANIYLMSYNDGASSETIEIFNRLLANWEFNTNLTGAQKGQLQRDLQRLSDLSDIAEKLINYKGANQKFPELSGGTYVKTVSNSLWPSWQDTLGVALGGNLPTDPVNDFEACTPNDETTCWNDATKKYQCNVGSKLYQYHTNEAGGIANLFTFLEYDGPGNWRTGLTNPCAGMTEAACNCFNYQYAVTGTNLDRNGPIITAVNGNPPGTTLVVAGTTNLVVTATDADSGVNSVEFYIDGIRQATDTDGTNGWSWSMNTGAFPDGNHSLGIKAYDVAGNYSDANFTLDIDNAGGGDASAPFARIISPTAGQTVSGMVSIQTEASDNYDIVSMTIEVRPNTCSSGQIFADTVPFGGIQTNASFNWSWDSSASASGTYCIWLDVIDGVRHGYATALVTLSNLDAINPTVNITAPVASPPSISGEVNITMTASDNIGVARVDVYIDGQYRGPASLSGGNYIWPWNTRAYPNGDHELRAYVYDLSGNTGSAIPIVVNVDNIENDIIAPTVSFIAPTPASGTAIEGVITIRVDAQDDKQVDRVNFYVDYLQRSIDTDGSNNWEWTFDTTGMTDGWHRIQVDALDVAGNRSEYIEVRLGINVPGGPLITNAGIDPASGPAGTPFCIQADVTSPTGVASVVASIQQPDEIELDRVTLTLTGGDTYQGSWTSPIGSPDQSYYVDIIAESTDGRVSEYENIHGATGSCGGGGGSAPVITSVLSRSLQEDTAFTYTITATNTPTSYNAVGMPAWMTRSGNVLSGTPPTPGTFTVAISATNAFGTDTRNLTVTVTAASSACDFCEFVGPNNCTTYTTSLSCNTAGCYWRNFPAPARCVDYPCSAYNGAQSACEARSSCSCTAT comes from the coding sequence GTGGCCGGGCTGTAATGCGGGCGGGGCTAATTTCTTTGATGTCGTGGATACGTACCCAGCGGACGGGCAGACTGGCGTGTATCTCTGTAGTATCGTTCAGGCGGAATTTAATGGGAATATTGATGCGGCTACGGTTCCGGGCGCGGCGTTTGTCTATGTGAACGGCGGCGGTCAAAATGGCGATGCCTGTACTGCTAACACCGATTGTGCGTCTGGCGTTTGTGCGGCTACTTGCCAGGGGAATTCAGTGCCAGGCAATTGGAACGCCAGCGGCGATACGTTAGAATTTTTGCCTAGCCAAGAGCATTTGCCGAACACCATTTATCAGGTTTATTTATGCGGCAGTGGGGCGGGCAATCCTGACTGCACCAGCCAGATAGAGGAAGACGCAGCGACACCGAGACAATTTATCGGTGAAATCTGGTTCTTCACGACCGGCAATTCGACGCTGAATGAACCGCCTGAGGTGACGGCCATCTATCCGGCTGACGCGGCTGCCAATATTTGTCTGAATACGACTATTGCGGCGAATTTCAGCCAGCCGATTCGCAAGGCATCGCTCAATGCCAATACGGTGCAATTCACCACCGGCGGCGGACCGGTTGGTTTACGCACACCTTTTAGCATCCCTAGCACGTGGGATTCTTTCTCGACCCGGCCGAGCAATGCCATGACCGCTGGCGCGGAATATAATGTCAAACTTATTGCTGGCACACCTGGCAACACGGATCCGAATAACGGCATCATGGACGTCTGCCTGAATCATTTGGATGGTGATTATAATAATAATGAAGACGGCAGCCCGGGTGATGATTTCATGACTATCAATAATGAGCCGAGCGGCGGTGAAGTGGCGCCGTGGAATTTCTTCGCGGATACCGACACCACCAATATCGAGTGCACCCCGGAGATCAGCAGTATCGTTCCGGCCAGTCAGCGGTATGATGCTGATCCCGGCATCACCATCAATGGCAGCAATCTCTCCATCAACGGCGATATCCGATTTGAATTGAACGTGATGCACGACAACCGCTGCATGGATGTGAATGGCACGCCCAATCAAGCTTGTGTCGCGAGTTGGACCGGCGATCAAATCAGTACGCGCATTCCTGCTGGACCAGTTGCCTTTGCCGGTGAATCACCCTCGGCTGGTGCGGCTGACGGTAATGTGCGCGTGGAGATCGGCGCGGGCGATGATGAGAAGAGTAATACTTACGCATTCGACGTTTCCAGTCCGCAGATACGCCGGGCCTTAGGCATCAATAATCAGGCGCATGGCGGCATCAGCCAGGCGGTCAAGCTCGAACGGCGCACGGGGAACGCCAATGACGGTTTTGGAGCACCTGGTACCGTTGAGTTTTTCAATATTTCTACCCAGGCACGAATGCCGGCGGATACGCTGAATTGCAGCACCACCTGGACTAATAATTACGCGTTGATTAAAGTACCCGATTTATCTAGTATCGGCGTGACCGCGTGCGACACTTCAATTTACAGCTGGTATGACTGCCCCACCGCAGTGCCAAATTCGGTGGTTGGCATTCAGTTATTTGGCGCAGGCGGCGCTCAGCCGAGCAACATTATTAAATTTATTTATACGACAGAAACGCCCGGACCAGTGCTCTGTGAAGTGGTGCCTGAGTGTGGCAATGCCGGAGCGGCAATAACCTTAACCGGTGAGGCGTTTGGCGCATCTCAGGGGAGCGGGCGGGTGTGGATTTCATCGCCGCCAGTTTCCGCCCCGGTAACCGGTTGGAACGAGGGTACCATCACCGCCACCGTGCCAAATCTGCGGAATGGCGTGCATGAGGTGAACGTTGAAGATGATAATGGCAAATCATCATACTCCATGGATTTTCAGATTCCGTGCGGCGACATTCCTCAGGTCGTAGAAAATGCCAGTTGCGCCGCAACCTGCAATGGAGGACCGAACGATGGAAATTTGTGCAGCGACGATAGTCAGTGTCCGGGTGGCGCTTGTCAGATCTCCATGGCGTCCCCGAATCCCTATAAAGGTACTGATGACGTGTGCGTGAACGCCATGTTTGGCGCGCGATTTACCGTGCCGATGAATACCGGTACATTCAATGCGAATATCATTTTGGAGAGTTGCGGCAATGATAGTTCCTGCGCTGCACCGGTGGCCGTCACGCATAATATGGGAACTTTTGGTGCCCCGCTGAATGAACGATTTATCATGCAGCGCACCGTCGCAGGGGTGCCGACTGATCTGGATCCAAATACCTACTATCGTGTGACCATTCGCCGTCAAGTTGAGAGTACAACTGGCGCGCGAATGAACGCAGATTATGTGTGGCTGATTAAGACCAAGGCTGACACCGGCCCCTGTCCGGTGGAGAATGTTATGGTCACGCCGGGAAATGCGGTGCTCTATAATATCGGGGATACAGAACCATATCTCGCTACTGCGATTGGTCCGAATTGTGCCTTGCTTGATTCCAGTGATTACACGTGGTCATGGACATCTGATAGCGCCATCATCGCGTCAGTTACGGGCAGCACCACAGAAAATGAGACTGCCACTGGCAATGCGCTGGGCACCACGTATATTCGTGCCTCAACCGAAGGAAAATCAGGTAGGGGAAAACTGAAAGTTGACCCTGCGTCATGTGCGTTTAATCCGACACGGTGTGCTGATCCGGATCAGGACGGGGTGAATGAGTGCGCGGGAAGCCGGTGTGATTTATTGTCGGATCGTTGTGTGCCGGTGATTGCTGATTATAATGAAGACGGCCAGATGATCTCGCCTCAGACCGGCATTGCCGGGTCGTTTGTCACCATCGAGGGATGCTATTTTGGCACGGCGCGGGGGACGGTAAATTTCGGTGGTACGCCGGGTGTATACGAATGTACCAATGCCTGGTCAGACCATTCCATCACTGTTTCTGAGCCGGGCAATCCAGTTGGTACATATCTGATTGACGTACGTCGTCCCGATGGCCGATGTTTAGGTGGCACCAATGATGGTTTGAGTTGCGTGAATAATAGCGTCTGTACCGGCGGGGGTGTTTGTACCACCTATGCCACCACGGACAATAGTCCCTATGGCGCAAATCAGAATAATATTGGCGTCTACTACTTTAGCGTGGGTAACGTCTGCTCCGGCATCTGCGTGGGCGGCGCCAATGCCAACCAAGCTTGTCAGAATAATGCCAACTGTGCCAGTAATAATTGCGCGCCTGGCGTTCCGGCTCCAAGCGGCGTGGCGCCCGGCATTTGTCCGCCACTCAATCCTGATTCAGGACGAGAGGGGGCAAATGTATATATCGAAGGAAAGAATTTCAATCCGCCGACGCTTAATCCAGCCACCACGCGCGTGTATTACCATAGTGGTTTAGCAGATACCCATACGGCTATTACGACCCGTGGCCAAGCCTGGGCGGATACTGAGATTAATCGATCACGCGTTCCGGCGGGCACCGTTACTGGCGGCGTGAGCGTTCAGGTAAATAATTGCCCATCAAATAGTGTTACCTTTAGGGTGAGTTGTGATAGAAATAGCCAATGCTCCACTGGTTGTTGCCAAGCCAACCAATGCGTGGCTTCAGCAAATTGCAGTTCGGGTACACCAGGGCAATTGTGCCAGTTGACTGCGAATAATCCTTTCTGTCAGGTTGGACCGGTGATTCCCGCTGGCGACTACCGTTGTATTGATCCGGCAGGCCACCGCCAGCCCAATGCACCGGCTGGGGCTACCTATCCACCGGCGGCGGTTGATGATTGCCGAACCTGTTGCTATCCTGGCCAAATTTCATCAACTGGCTTAACCTGCTCGGTCAATTTGCCGGCTTCGCAAACAGCCTGCACGGGTGCGAACCGTGGATTGTACTGTGGCTGTACCGGTGACGCGCAATGTGGTGGCAGTACCGCTTGCGGTTCTGACACCTGCTGCCACGGACGGCCAACGGTCGTCAATACTGAACCGCCATCACCGTCGAATTGTCGCAATATTCGTTTCCAAGTTGATTTCAGCGAAAAGATGGATGCGAGCTCGTTTGTGATTGGGGCTGATTATAACGCTCCGCAAGCAGATGAGAGTGTCTTCCTCTATGACGCGACGAATAACACCACGGTAGCTGGGACGATTAAAGCATATCCGCTTGGATTTTATTTGTATCCGAGTGTGGCACTGACTGCGGGGCATACGTATCGAATATTCATTCGGACTGAATTAGTCAAAAGCGATTTGGGCATTGCCATGTCGAGCGTGCCGGGCTGGCATTCTGAGACCTGGGTGATTAATGGTGGGGCGCAAATTTGTAGGATTGCCGGATTGAGAACTATCGTTATGGATGAGAATGGGTTTGGACAATATCCGCCCCAGATTCCAAATTTTTCTTGTGGATTCAGCGGGTGTGATCCGGGGGATATTTTTGCCACTCTAGAAGGTGCCAATTTACTATTATTAGTTGACGCACTTGATCAAAATGGGACCCCCATCAGCGGTGGCGCTGATCCGATCGATTATACGTGGAGTGAGACGGATCCCAGAAATGTATTTACGCCAAATTATGATCCGGGCCCACCCTTCACGCCTGGCTGTCCGGCCAATCAACCGAGTAATTTTTATTGTATTATTACTTCAGATAATCATACTGGGCTAGGGCATCTCAATGTGACTGCGGACGGTTCGGTGACGTCATTTGGTGATCTGGGTACTTATAGCGGCAGTGTACCGATTCGCGCTTCTTTGTGCTCGCGGTCATGGCCAAATCCGCGTGTACCGGATAATGACGTGTTCCCATTTGAGGACACGAGCTATCATTTTGCGCTGTGGTATTGTGCTGAGGATGGTTTAGCCTTACTCCGCCCAACGACGGAAGCTGTGATCAAATCCAATGTTCCTTCTGTTCCTCAGGAAGATGAGTTGGTACGAGAATTCTTCTTCTTGCGTGATGGGAGCACCGATGCTATTGGCGTCCGGGTCATGGAGAATGAGCAGAAATTATCTCCGACGCAGTGGTATCGCGCGCAATTTGGACCAGCCGCTCCTGAGCCGCAGCCATTGACCGTGGATGGGTATCCGGCAGTTCGCGCTGGTCGGACGGTGTATGTCGCTGCTACTAATTTATCAGGCGGTACCGTGTACGCAAATATTTATTTGATGTCCTATAATGACGGCGCTTCGAGTGAGACCATTGAAATATTTAATCGATTACTTGCAAACTGGGAATTTAATACTAATTTAACCGGTGCACAAAAAGGTCAGCTGCAGCGCGATCTTCAGCGTTTGTCTGATTTGAGTGATATCGCGGAGAAGCTCATAAATTACAAAGGCGCCAATCAGAAATTCCCAGAGTTATCCGGTGGGACGTATGTTAAAACTGTCAGTAATTCATTATGGCCATCGTGGCAAGATACGCTGGGCGTGGCCTTGGGCGGAAATTTACCGACTGACCCGGTCAATGATTTTGAGGCTTGTACGCCTAATGATGAGACGACCTGCTGGAATGATGCGACTAAAAAGTACCAATGTAATGTAGGTTCAAAATTATATCAGTATCACACCAATGAAGCCGGTGGCATTGCCAACCTCTTCACCTTCCTCGAATATGATGGTCCAGGAAACTGGCGGACTGGATTGACCAATCCATGCGCGGGTATGACTGAAGCGGCATGTAATTGTTTCAATTATCAATACGCAGTAACCGGAACTAATTTGGATCGGAATGGTCCAATTATCACCGCGGTGAATGGAAATCCTCCGGGAACAACTTTGGTTGTCGCTGGTACCACTAATTTAGTGGTCACCGCCACTGATGCCGACAGTGGCGTGAATAGCGTTGAATTTTATATTGACGGAATTCGCCAGGCGACTGATACCGATGGCACCAATGGATGGAGCTGGAGCATGAATACCGGCGCCTTTCCAGATGGCAATCATAGCTTGGGAATCAAGGCATACGATGTGGCTGGCAATTATTCTGATGCTAATTTTACCCTTGATATCGATAATGCTGGTGGTGGTGACGCGAGCGCTCCGTTTGCCCGCATTATCAGTCCCACTGCAGGACAGACCGTCAGCGGCATGGTCTCCATACAGACTGAGGCAAGCGATAATTATGATATCGTGTCCATGACGATTGAAGTGCGACCGAACACATGTAGCTCGGGACAGATATTCGCAGATACAGTGCCGTTCGGCGGCATCCAAACCAATGCATCTTTCAATTGGTCATGGGATAGTAGTGCCAGCGCTTCAGGCACGTATTGCATTTGGTTGGATGTGATTGACGGGGTTCGACACGGGTATGCCACGGCACTCGTGACTTTGAGCAATCTTGATGCCATCAATCCGACGGTGAATATCACCGCGCCAGTTGCCAGCCCGCCCTCAATTTCGGGAGAGGTAAATATTACCATGACCGCCAGCGATAATATCGGCGTGGCGCGGGTGGATGTGTATATTGACGGCCAATACCGTGGCCCTGCATCGTTAAGTGGGGGGAATTATATCTGGCCCTGGAATACGCGGGCGTATCCGAATGGTGATCATGAGTTGCGGGCGTATGTGTATGATCTTTCCGGAAACACTGGTTCAGCGATACCAATCGTGGTGAATGTGGATAATATTGAGAATGATATTATAGCGCCTACGGTATCCTTTATAGCGCCGACCCCCGCTTCTGGTACGGCCATCGAAGGCGTGATAACGATTCGTGTTGACGCCCAAGATGATAAGCAAGTAGATCGGGTAAATTTCTACGTGGACTATCTCCAGCGATCGATTGATACGGATGGTTCGAATAATTGGGAATGGACATTTGACACCACCGGCATGACTGATGGTTGGCATCGGATACAGGTAGATGCACTAGATGTGGCGGGGAATCGCAGCGAGTACATCGAGGTCAGGCTGGGCATCAATGTCCCTGGCGGACCATTGATCACGAATGCCGGGATAGATCCCGCATCAGGTCCGGCCGGAACTCCATTCTGCATCCAGGCTGATGTGACCAGTCCTACGGGGGTGGCCAGTGTTGTGGCGAGTATTCAGCAGCCTGACGAAATTGAACTTGACCGGGTTACCTTAACGTTAACCGGTGGAGATACATATCAAGGTTCGTGGACGTCGCCGATTGGATCGCCGGATCAGAGTTATTATGTGGATATTATTGCTGAAAGCACTGACGGACGCGTCAGTGAGTATGAGAATATCCACGGCGCTACGGGTTCATGCGGTGGCGGCGGTGGCAGTGCCCCAGTTATCACGAGTGTGTTGAGTCGGTCGCTGCAGGAGGATACCGCGTTTACCTACACTATCACCGCGACGAATACTCCCACGTCATATAATGCGGTTGGTATGCCGGCCTGGATGACTCGATCGGGGAATGTGTTATCAGGAACACCGCCAACTCCGGGTACATTTACGGTAGCCATTTCCGCAACCAATGCTTTTGGCACTGATACGAGAAATTTGACCGTTACTGTTACGGCCGCATCCAGTGCTTGCGATTTCTGTGAGTTTGTCGGACCAAATAATTGTACAACTTATACGACCTCACTCAGTTGTAATACCGCCGGGTGTTATTGGAGAAATTTCCCTGCACCGGCGCGATGTGTTGATTATCCTTGCTCAGCCTACAATGGTGCCCAATCCGCTTGTGAAGCGCGATCAAGCTGTTCCTGCACTGCGACGTAA
- a CDS encoding Ig-like domain-containing protein — MKHLKINSLVLLVIVLSLFMVGAAMLGGLDLVQAQSTDTSPSFEVATTSLPVLTGQGVSLNPSQVDQNETVRISVEAYDVSGLASAVAYVRNSTPGSRPVADVPLFDDGQHGDGTAGDGKFSGTWNVGSNADGIYPVEVQIADRLNNTATISNVVTIAIGVGACASDSQCTTGSRCCGGVCGTDQCASNSQCNDNNAGTSDTCILTSCPSYCSSIPITSCSNNDGFCPASCTSANDNDCADTSAPIIAIGTPATDGTTLSTSPTQIIAQASDGQSGIDRVEFYLDSETAPRDTQYFDQPSGSGTYIWVLNLASVTNGAHTITAKAINGVALTSTATRAVQVSTDSSAPFNVTITSPAQGSIYANTSTINVNIAASDNQSVTEVRVYSLNGGGPLGQATTSGTSVNQQVSISAGAIAAAYDPLWSIAAAEPAKRPLPFISVAHAATGGGQTCTTSTVYTSKWIYAVAYDAAGNNTPSPIVALSISSSVTTCTNSTTDTAPPPTI, encoded by the coding sequence ATGAAACATTTAAAAATTAATTCGCTCGTTCTTTTGGTGATTGTGCTGAGCCTCTTCATGGTTGGAGCGGCAATGCTTGGTGGGCTTGATCTCGTTCAGGCGCAGTCAACTGATACCTCGCCAAGTTTTGAAGTTGCTACAACATCGCTTCCGGTTCTCACTGGTCAGGGGGTAAGCCTGAATCCGTCTCAAGTCGATCAAAATGAGACCGTACGCATTTCTGTCGAGGCATATGATGTTTCTGGTTTAGCCAGTGCCGTTGCCTACGTGCGGAATTCGACGCCTGGATCGCGACCAGTTGCGGATGTGCCATTATTTGACGACGGACAGCACGGCGATGGAACCGCCGGAGATGGAAAATTTTCGGGTACCTGGAATGTTGGGTCAAATGCTGATGGCATTTATCCGGTTGAAGTACAGATTGCCGATCGGTTGAACAATACAGCCACAATCAGCAATGTGGTGACAATCGCCATTGGGGTTGGTGCATGCGCCAGTGATAGTCAGTGCACGACCGGTAGTCGGTGTTGCGGTGGTGTCTGTGGTACTGATCAGTGCGCCTCAAACAGCCAGTGCAATGATAATAATGCCGGAACCAGCGATACCTGTATTTTAACCAGTTGCCCTTCGTACTGCAGTAGCATTCCGATTACGTCATGTAGCAATAATGACGGATTCTGTCCTGCGTCCTGTACCTCGGCAAATGATAATGATTGTGCTGACACCAGCGCGCCAATCATCGCTATTGGAACCCCGGCAACGGATGGGACAACGCTTTCAACCAGCCCCACACAAATTATTGCTCAGGCATCCGATGGCCAGTCGGGGATTGATCGAGTCGAATTTTATCTCGATAGTGAAACAGCTCCTCGGGACACGCAATATTTCGACCAACCAAGCGGGTCGGGGACGTATATTTGGGTGTTAAATCTCGCGAGCGTTACTAATGGCGCCCATACGATTACGGCAAAGGCAATTAACGGCGTGGCGCTGACTAGCACGGCCACGCGCGCAGTGCAGGTATCTACTGATTCTTCAGCACCATTTAATGTGACCATCACCAGCCCTGCCCAAGGAAGCATCTACGCGAATACCAGCACCATCAATGTCAATATTGCGGCATCAGATAATCAATCAGTGACTGAAGTCAGGGTATACAGCCTTAATGGCGGTGGACCTCTCGGGCAGGCGACCACGTCTGGAACAAGTGTTAATCAGCAGGTATCTATATCAGCTGGCGCCATAGCCGCGGCATATGATCCGTTGTGGTCGATTGCCGCTGCAGAACCGGCCAAGCGACCGCTTCCCTTTATTTCGGTAGCACATGCGGCTACTGGGGGTGGACAAACATGCACCACCAGCACGGTCTATACGTCTAAATGGATTTATGCGGTTGCCTATGACGCAGCTGGCAACAATACCCCCAGCCCTATTGTCGCGCTGTCAATTTCTAGTTCGGTAACCACGTGCACGAATTCAACGACTGACACAGCGCCACCACCAACGATTTAA